From the Kribbella sp. CA-293567 genome, the window CCGGGGAGTCCTTCAGCTGGTAGTGCTCGCCGTCGAAGTCGTACTTCTCGCCGACCGGCGTGTCCCACAGCCCGGTGATCACCTCGAGTTGCTCGGCCAGCAGGTCGAAGCGTCCGGGCGTGTCCGGGAAGTCCAGCCCGTACGCCGCGTGCTCCGCCTCGAACCAGCCCGCGCCGAGCCCGAGCTCCGCGCGTCCGCCGCTCATCTGGTCGACCTGCGCGACCGTGATCGCCAGCACGCCGGGGTGGCGGAAGGTGGCCGGGCTGACCAGCGTGCCGAGCTTGATCCGGCTGGTCTCGCGGGCCAGGCCGGCCAGCGAGATCCACGCGTCGGTCGGACCGGGCAGGCCGTCGCCGTCACCCATCACGAGGTAATGGTCGGAGCGGAAGAACGCGTCGAACCCGCACTCCTCCGTCCGGCGGGCGACCGCCAGCTGGACGTCGTACGTGGCGCCTTGCTGGGGTTCGGTGAAGATCCGGAGCAACATGCGGACAACGCTATCTCGCGGTCGTGTACAACTTCTCCAGGTACGACGGTTGCCAGTCCGGACCGCGCCCGTTCAGCCGCCGGACCAGCCCGTGGACGTCGAGCCGCGACTCGATCGGGTTGTCCCACCAGTCGGGCACGCTGTCGTACCAGCGGTCGATCCGCATCGTCCGGCCGGCCACGTCGATCCGCGCGAACAGCCAGCCACCCTGCTCGCTCTCCGACTCCGCGATCCAGAGGTCGCCGATGAGCTCGCTGAGCAACTCAGCGGCGTACTGCGGATCGTCGACCTCCGGCGGCTCCAGGTCGAACCGGTAGCTCGGCGACGCCGGGTCGAGCACCTGCACCTGGATGGTGAACCCCGACGGGACGACCTTGGTGCGGGCGCGACACCAGTCGTGCAGGGCGTCGAAG encodes:
- a CDS encoding LLM class F420-dependent oxidoreductase, which translates into the protein MLLRIFTEPQQGATYDVQLAVARRTEECGFDAFFRSDHYLVMGDGDGLPGPTDAWISLAGLARETSRIKLGTLVSPATFRHPGVLAITVAQVDQMSGGRAELGLGAGWFEAEHAAYGLDFPDTPGRFDLLAEQLEVITGLWDTPVGEKYDFDGEHYQLKDSPALPKPVQQPHPPIIIGGAGKKRTPALTAMYAAEFNAGFKSVEDTKVLFDRVRKACEAIDRAPDTLALSAAHRVVVGKDDAEVKRRAHAAGWTLDELQAHGVGGTPNQVVDQLARFAELGTQRFYLQIMDLTDLDHLDLIASDVLPQLS